A genomic window from Dehalobacter sp. 12DCB1 includes:
- a CDS encoding ferric reductase-like transmembrane domain-containing protein, giving the protein MRERQGPLFILLTLILTFIFWSVSEPLKDVTPIRQYSEMAASLMLVCFAWVNFISTRHPLLDSLFHGLDKSYLYHKVLSIISVLLIFVHRFTLDAGKGNHYGENRANLGPGPHGLNGPPPGVENGAEFFSGIANLSMLLFIVLILLALFIWKMNYEKWKNIHKLFFIPYMIGIIHYYGSSDYAVTGLSALGLWLNLVNLVGLTSAIYSIGFYERTAFQSRYVVTNIRTVAKDTLEITGKVFNKGIRYKEGQFTFIKFTEEGKKFPSHPFTISQSFRKNEIQFAIKALGDHTSALLENVQEGDTFAVTSPHGRFDYKAGSNRQVWLAGGIGITPFRSFYQSAIPPQYSIDLFYCYNNEAEGPYLDEIKNLAAGSDIRVHLHDLQTKGFLDAEAICEAVPKTETVDVYFCGPEPMRIKLERELKTCGLHMGHFHYEFFQFK; this is encoded by the coding sequence ATGCGTGAACGTCAAGGCCCTTTGTTCATTCTGCTTACTTTGATCCTGACCTTTATCTTCTGGTCAGTCAGCGAACCATTAAAGGATGTTACCCCGATCAGACAATACTCCGAGATGGCTGCTTCACTCATGCTGGTCTGCTTTGCCTGGGTCAATTTTATTTCAACCCGTCATCCGCTGCTGGACTCCCTGTTCCATGGCCTGGATAAAAGCTACCTTTACCATAAAGTTTTAAGTATCATAAGTGTTCTTTTGATCTTTGTGCATCGGTTTACGCTTGATGCAGGCAAGGGCAATCATTACGGGGAAAACAGAGCTAATTTGGGACCGGGTCCACATGGTCTGAATGGGCCGCCACCAGGGGTAGAAAATGGGGCGGAGTTTTTTTCCGGGATCGCTAATTTGAGTATGCTGCTTTTTATCGTCTTAATTTTGCTTGCCCTCTTCATCTGGAAAATGAATTATGAAAAATGGAAGAACATCCACAAGCTCTTTTTCATTCCTTATATGATCGGAATTATTCATTATTACGGCAGCTCGGACTATGCCGTTACAGGCTTAAGCGCCCTGGGGCTGTGGCTGAATCTGGTCAATCTGGTCGGTCTGACTTCGGCAATCTACAGTATAGGATTCTATGAAAGAACAGCATTTCAGTCCCGCTATGTCGTAACGAACATCCGCACGGTCGCCAAAGATACCCTTGAAATCACCGGCAAAGTCTTTAATAAAGGAATCCGCTATAAAGAAGGACAATTTACTTTTATCAAGTTTACCGAGGAAGGCAAAAAATTTCCTTCTCATCCGTTCACGATAAGCCAGTCTTTCCGAAAGAATGAGATACAGTTTGCGATTAAGGCTTTGGGAGATCACACCTCTGCTTTACTGGAAAACGTTCAGGAGGGAGATACTTTTGCCGTAACCTCCCCCCATGGCCGCTTCGATTATAAGGCCGGATCAAACCGTCAGGTCTGGCTAGCGGGCGGAATCGGCATTACGCCATTTCGCAGCTTTTACCAGTCTGCGATCCCTCCGCAATATTCCATTGACCTGTTTTACTGTTATAACAACGAAGCCGAAGGACCCTATTTGGATGAAATAAAAAACCTTGCAGCCGGGAGCGATATTCGCGTGCATCTGCATGATCTCCAGACGAAAGGGTTCCTGGATGCCGAAGCTATTTGCGAAGCGGTGCCCAAGACCGAAACTGTTGATGTCTATTTCTGCGGCCCGGAACCGATGAGGATCAAACTGGAAAGAGAATTAAAGACCTGCGGCCTGCATATGGGACATTTTCACTACGAGTTTTTCCAGTTCAAATAG